The Tautonia marina genome segment GGAGTCGATCGACCTGTTCTCAACCTATTTCCTCGGCCTCGCTCAGCTCGACGACTCGATGCCGGAGCAGGCGATTAACCTGTTCGAACAGGCCTTGAAGCTCCCTCCCACCGGAGTCCGAGCCGTTCGGGGACGCCCGGCCACCCTGCTTCGCCTCGGCGCCGATGCGAACCTCGGCATGCTCTACGAGGCCAAGGGAGAGGACAATCGGGCCGTCTTCGCCTACTCCCGGAGCAATACCACTCCCCAGTCGGTCGGCAACCTGCTGCGGGCCAACGCCCTGGTCTTTGAAGATCCGTTCGGCCCCCCTCCCCCTCCGTTCGATCCAACCGCCGTCGAGGCGGATGAGGCGAATGAAGCGGAGGTAGCAGGCGAAGCGGAACCAGCGTCTCCCACCGAGGAGCCTGCCGCCGGCGAGGCCGAGGCCGAAACCCCCTGATCAACGGTTCCCGACCCGAATCGACCGGCGGCGATCGGCTCACGAGGCGGTCCCTTCCGGTCAATTCGGGCATGATGAAGGAGAGCACGATCGACGGCCGATTGGTCCGGGCAATCCGTCCCGGCTGAACAATCGCCCCATCCGGTGCCGATAGAACCCCAGGTACATGCAGTGTCGAGGGGGCTCGTCGGCCAGCTGAGGGGGAACGCGCCATGCCGTCGCCATCGCCATCGAACCGGTCTTCCGGGCCGTCGAACGATCCGGCTGCGCTGCGGGAGGAAGTCGAGGCCCTCCGCCGACAGGTGGTTGAGTTGCAGCGCGTCAGCGCGCTGGGAGTGCTGGCCGGGAGCGTTTGCCACGAGTTGAACAACGCCCTGATGCCGGTCCTGAATTACGCCAAGCTCGGCCAGCGGAGCAAGGACCCGGAGTACCGCGACCGCGCCTTCCAGAAGATCCTGGAAGGGGCCAACCGGGCAACCGCCATTGCCGGCGGGATCCTGGGCCTGGCCCGTCCTCGGGCCGACCGCAAGAGCATCACCGACCTGGTCCGCCTGACCGATGAGGTTCTGCTTCTGGTGACCAAGGATCTGCAGAAGCATCGGATCGCCCTCGACTATCACGCCGACGGCCGACCCCACTCCCGGACCAATCCGGCCCAGA includes the following:
- a CDS encoding sensor histidine kinase, whose translation is MPSPSPSNRSSGPSNDPAALREEVEALRRQVVELQRVSALGVLAGSVCHELNNALMPVLNYAKLGQRSKDPEYRDRAFQKILEGANRATAIAGGILGLARPRADRKSITDLVRLTDEVLLLVTKDLQKHRIALDYHADGRPHSRTNPAQIQQVLLNLVINARQAMPDGGTLSIRVGTDTSGRRAELSVADTGTGIAPGDLRRIFEPFFTTKTGPDASGLGGTGLGLPVCREIVEAHQGRLRAESRPGKGSTFTLILPTCATAAKQGAA